Genomic DNA from SAR324 cluster bacterium:
TTCTCAAATAATTTACTTTCTATCCCGCTGCAGGCATGCTATAAAATCATTTCAAAGTTAAGAAAAATTTTCTCAAAGTGTCTCTTTATTTGGGGCACCCCATCGGACAACCATTGAGGAGAGACATTGGAAACGACTACCTACTCATCTCGCGCAGAAGTTTTGCGGGAAGAACTCAACCAGCTCTTTGGCTCACAAGAGCGAAATATTGATCAGGCCACTCGAAGTTTGAAAGTCTTGGCTCACCCAGCTCGCCTGAAGATCCTGTGTGCACTGCGCACAGGTGAGCAAACAGTTCAGGATCTGGAATACTACACCGGCTTGAAACAAACCACATTATCACAACACCTCTCACTTCTTCGTTCCAGAGATATTGTAACATCAAGGCGTGAAGCTAACTTCTCCTTCTATAGAATTGCCAATGATCGCATCTTGGAACTATTCGAGTTGATCAAAGACATCTATTGCCAAACCTGAAAAGAATCAAACACGCCTCTACCTATTGCTTGAGATCAATCCATAAACTTTTCACAATTTTTGTAACTTGATCGTAGAAATGATCTTTCCAACGATTGTCTCTTTCCCACCTCTGTTAACTGTGCTCTCCTGAAACTAATGATTGGGTGAATCGCCCCATGAATGATCGAGTTTGGTAAATGCAACTTACTAGTATCTCTAAAAACAAGTGTTTTAAAAAATTAAAGTTTCTCCCCAGATGGACTCATCAATAAAATCATTAAAAATTAAGTGCAGACAGGTCTACTGGGGATGAAATATCTTATCGGTTTGATCAAGAAAAGGCTGATCCATCCTGTTCTGCATAGCATGGCCTCAGTCAGTCAAGTCAGTTGGGGGGTGGGAATCGGAATGTTCCTGGGTTTCACACCCACGGTCGGAGTGCAAATGTACCTGGCTGCTTTGGTTTGGGGTTTCTGCCGTTATCTTTTAAATTTCAGGTTTAATCTACCTGTCAGTGTTGCAATGGTTTGGGTCAGTAATCCATTGACAATGGTACCAATGTACTATGGCTTTCTCACAACTGGCTGCTGGGTACAGGGCAAAGAGCTATTAACCTATGCGACTTTTGAGAATCATCTGACCGAAATCCTCGGCATGGAGAGTGTATGGGGTTCGATCGTTTCAGGAGCAGAGTACTTACTGATTGAATTGGGGGAACCAATGATGCTAGGGAGTTTGTTCTATGCTTTCCCAATTGCAATTGGCAGCTATTTTTTGACCTACTACGGGTTGCTGCGACACCGACAACACAAAGCCCACCAAGCACAAATGAGCTATGAAGAGTGGTGTGCCGCACATGAGATTGCACCATAATGTCAGAATCTTCCTCACAACTAGGTTTTGAATTAGCAAGACTTGTGGAGTCGGGTAACGATGAGAAAGCGCGTGCGTTGGTCCAAGCAAAAGAACTGAGTGAGACCGACGAACGTAAATGGCTCTATCACCTAGGTAACTTACTTCACTCAGCCGGGCGCCCTCTACAAGCTTCTGCAATTTGGCGTGAAGTCGGTACTCCTCCACAAATTCCTCCAAATGAATTATCTCTAGTTACCCTCCTTCGTCGGTGG
This window encodes:
- a CDS encoding metalloregulator ArsR/SmtB family transcription factor; the encoded protein is METTTYSSRAEVLREELNQLFGSQERNIDQATRSLKVLAHPARLKILCALRTGEQTVQDLEYYTGLKQTTLSQHLSLLRSRDIVTSRREANFSFYRIANDRILELFELIKDIYCQT
- a CDS encoding DUF2062 domain-containing protein; translated protein: MKYLIGLIKKRLIHPVLHSMASVSQVSWGVGIGMFLGFTPTVGVQMYLAALVWGFCRYLLNFRFNLPVSVAMVWVSNPLTMVPMYYGFLTTGCWVQGKELLTYATFENHLTEILGMESVWGSIVSGAEYLLIELGEPMMLGSLFYAFPIAIGSYFLTYYGLLRHRQHKAHQAQMSYEEWCAAHEIAP